GCTTCCTGTAAAAGTGTCATTCCACCAAGACCTTCTGGAAGGTAGTTACGTGAAAGTAAAATTACAAAGGCACTTGCACTGCATATAACTACTGTATCTACTAATACACCAAGAGCCTGGATAAGTCCCTGTTTTGAAGGATGTTCAACTTCAGCAGCTGCAGCAGCACATGGAGCACTTCCACTTCCAGCTTCATTTGAGAATAGTCCTCTTTTAACTCCCTGCATAACAACAGCACCAAATGTACCACCTAAAAATTGTTTAATTCCAAATGCATGTTCAACAATATCTACTAATGTTGTTCCCATTAAACCTATGTTTTTAAATATTATAAAGAAGACCACTAATAGATATAGTCCAGCCATAAAAGGAACTAGTTTGTCTAAGACTCTAACTATTTTGTTTCTGTTCCCAAATAATATAAGTGCTGATAGAACAACTAATACAATTGAAGTATAATGTGGATTTATATCAAATGCTGTATTAAAAGATTCTGTTACAGAGTTTGATATAATCTGGAAAACTCCAGCCCAACAGATAAGTGCAAATATTACAAATAATACACTTAAGAATGGTAGATTAAGCCCGTTTTTGATGAAATAAGCTGCTCCACCTCTATAACCACCGTGAGGGTCTTTATCTCTATATATGATAGCAATTGTTGCTTCAATATAAGCAGTAGCCGAACTAAGTAGAGCTACACACCACATCCAGAATACTGAACCTGGTCCTCCAACTGATACTGCAGCAACAACACCTGCAAGGTTTCCTACTCCAACTCTTGAAGCTGTACTGATACAAAAAGCCTGAAATGATGATACTTGGTTTTTCTTAACTCTTGATTTTTCAAAAAGCAACCCAC
This window of the Fusobacterium sp. DD2 genome carries:
- a CDS encoding alanine/glycine:cation symporter family protein, which translates into the protein MNLFDLFESIVDFFNNIMWNHNLLVVMLVSCGIIFTILTKGVQFRLFKHMCGLLFEKSRVKKNQVSSFQAFCISTASRVGVGNLAGVVAAVSVGGPGSVFWMWCVALLSSATAYIEATIAIIYRDKDPHGGYRGGAAYFIKNGLNLPFLSVLFVIFALICWAGVFQIISNSVTESFNTAFDINPHYTSIVLVVLSALILFGNRNKIVRVLDKLVPFMAGLYLLVVFFIIFKNIGLMGTTLVDIVEHAFGIKQFLGGTFGAVVMQGVKRGLFSNEAGSGSAPCAAAAAEVEHPSKQGLIQALGVLVDTVVICSASAFVILLSRNYLPEGLGGMTLLQEAFRYQVGDWGVIFTAVILFLFSFSTILGISFYAKPNLYFLCDKEWPQELFKVFTLVMLYLGGIRQNFLVWNLADLGLGLMTIVNLIGLAPLVPKALESLKEYEKLYIKK